DNA sequence from the Chitinophaga flava genome:
CAACTACGCCAACAACTCCCGCGACTTTATCTGGAACAATCCTCCTGCACAGTTCAAAGTAAACCTGCTGAGCCTGTACGGACAAGATGAAATCCAAATCACTGATCGTTTCAAAATCACTCCAGGTATCCGTTTAGACTATACCGGTATTCCTAACAAACAACCGCTGAGCGATAAAACCACTAAAGCTCCTGTTGACGCAAACTACGGTACTACCTACACCTACACCAAACCTCAGGATATCAAAAACAACTTCCTGAATAATGTACAGATATCTCCGCGCTTAGGCTTCAACTATGATATCAAAGGTGACAACAGCCTCGTACTCCGCGGTGGTACAGGTCTCTTCACCGGCCGTATTCCTTTCGCATGGTTAGGTTATGCTTACTACAACAACGGTGTTACTTACGGTGCTTACGACCAGAAATCTTCTACTCCGTTTGTTAACGGCCCTCTGCCTGCTGCTAAACCATCTCCCAATGGTATCGCTGATTTCGCAGCTCAGAACGGTGTAAAAGTTAACGATCCTGCAGGCGCTACCCAGGTAGACCTGATCGACAACAACTTCAAAATGCCTCAGGTATGGAGAAGCAGCCTGGCACTGGAATACAACACCCGTGACCAATGGAAATTCAGCATCGAAGGTATCTACACCAAAGTGGTGAAAGACCTGATGTTCCAACAGATCAACCTGGTAGACAATCCTACCTACTATGCATATGATGTAAACAAACAACAGCCAATCTTCTCCGGTAAAAAAATCAATCCGCTGTACACCAACGCTTACCTGCTGTCTAACACCGACAAAGGTTACCGTTACAGCATCACCGGTCAGATTTCCAAATCCTTCCCATTTGGTCTGAACTTCATGACTGCCTATACTTACGGACAGGCTAAAGATCTCACCAACGGTATCCGTAACTCTATGGAGTCTAACTGGCAGCTGAACCAGGCACTGAATCCAAACAATCCAGGTCTGGCTTACTCCAACTTCGACATCCGTCACCGTATCGTAGCTACCGTTGGTTACAAACAAGACTGGGGTACTAAAGGCAAATGGGTTTCCAACTTCTCTGCCTTCTTTAACACTTCTTCCGGTTTACCATATACTTACGGTTTCGTAAACACCACTATCCAGGGTACACCACAGCAGGTGAGCCTGGCTTACATCCCGAAAGATGTTGCTGAAGCTACCAACTTCTTCACTGACATCGCCGGTGGTAAAACTGCTGCACAACAGGCTAATGACTTCATGAACTATGTAAGCAGCGACAAATACCTGAACGGCCGCAAAGGTCAGTTCACTGAACGTAACGGTGGTCGCACACCATGGAACACACAGGCAGACTTCCGCTTCAGCCAGGATTTCAACTTCAAGCCTCGTAAAACCATGCACACGCTCACACTCACTTACGATATCGTGAACGTTACCAACCTGCTGAACAAAGACTGGGGTGTTCAATACTTCTCACCAAACACCTTCAACTCTTCTGCCAGCGTAGGTCTGACACCAACCGGAAAAGTTGTAAACAACTATCCTACTTACAAATTCGATACTCCGACTTCTTCTTATTCCAAAGATTTCTTTGGATCCCGTTACCAGATGCAGATCGGTCTGAGATACAGCTTCTAACATAAAGCTTCATAAAATAAAAAGAGCGCAAAGTATATACTTTGCGCTCTTTTTATTTTATGGGGTTAGATTATTTGATACCGAAAGTAGTTCTTACTTCAGCGCGGATTTTGATGGTTTTGAATTCGAGGTCGGAAGAATAGTTTTCACCAGCAGCATCAGCAGATTTGTACATAATAACGTTAGTCTGCATTTGTGGGCGGAAATCAGTGTAGTTGTCGGTGCTTATTTCCTGTACTTCGATGATACCGTCGATCGTGTTACCGATAGCAGCCAGCATATATTCAGCTTTTGCTTTAGCAGCCTGCATAGCTTTGATCTTTACTTCCTTACGGTATTGCTCCATTTTGCTGGAAGTATAGGAAGCGATACGGGTGCTCTCAATACCTTCTGCGTCTACTGCACCGAGGATGCTGTTAATTTTATCCAGTTTGTTGAGTTTAAGACGATATTGTTTGCGGGCCATAAATTCCAATGGATCTTTTTTCTTACGCATGATCTCATAGTTAAAGCTGCTTATATTTTCAATGGTCAGGCTTTCCTTTGGCAGACCTGCATCAGCCACCGCTTTTTCCAGTTGTTTCTCCAGCGTAGTGATGTCTACTTTGTTTTTGCTTTTTACATATTCTTTCAGTGTGATATCGAAATAGATTTCATCCGGAGTGATGACCATTTCGGCAGAACCATTGACCTCAATTTTTTTAACTTGTTTATTGTCGGCTTGTTGGGCGAAAGTGCTCAGAGCGAAGAATAATCCAGCGGCTAATAACATTACCTTTTTCATGTGTCTTTGTTTTTTCTATTTAAAAAATTTGTTTTCGTTGCTTTTAACACCCTCATGATGCGGAGGAAATAAAGGTTTCCATAAAAGCGATGAAAAAAATTTTTCATCCTTATCAAATGGCAATAAAAACAATCTGTTTCATTTTGTAAATGAAACGGTTAGACACAAAAAATGTTACAAAAAATTATTTACGGCTGTCAGTTATGCCTTTGAGGAAAGCATAGAGATCGTCCATATTACGGATACGGTTTACCACCAGCATGAAGTTTTTGCCTACCTGTTTGAGTTTGGCGTTGTTCACACGGGTTTGTATATACGTTAATATATGGTGGAACGTAGGAGATTCGAAATAAGGGGAATCCGGGTTATTGATAAAATAGCAGCGTAGGTTTTCTTCTTTGAGCATCATTTTCTCGAAGCCCAGTTGGATAGCCATCCAGCGGCAACGGATCATGGTGAGCAGGTCCTTTACCGGCTCGGGCAACTGACCAAAGCGGTCTACCAGTGCTTTCTCGAAGTTCTGCAGGACGCTGTCTTCTGTGATATTATCCAGTTCCTGGTACAGGTTAAGACGCTCCTGGATACTTTCTATATAAGTATCGGGGATAAGGATTTCGAGGTCTGTATCGATGGTACAGTCGTTGACGAAATCTTTTTTCTCTTCCAGCTGTTCCTTAAAGAGGTCGCGGAATTCGTTTTGTTTCAGTTCACGGATGGCTTCGTCCAGGATTTTCTGGTACATATCGAAACCTATTTCCGCCATGAATCCGCTTTGTTCTCCACCCAGCAGGTTACCGGCGCCGCGGATATCGAGGTCGCGCATAGCGATCTGGAAACCGCTGCCCAGTTCACTGTGTTGCTCCAGTGTTTGCAGACGTTTACGGCTGTCGGCAGTGAGGGTGCTCATAGGCGGAGCGAGCAAATAGCAGAATGCTTTTTTGTTGCTTCGTCCTACACGCCCACGGAGCTGGTGCAGATCGCTCAGACCGAAATGGTGAGCATTGTTAATGATGATGGTATTGGCGTTGGGAATATCCACACCGCTTTCCACGATATTGGTACATACCAGCACATCATATTTACGGTC
Encoded proteins:
- a CDS encoding SIMPL domain-containing protein, with the protein product MKKVMLLAAGLFFALSTFAQQADNKQVKKIEVNGSAEMVITPDEIYFDITLKEYVKSKNKVDITTLEKQLEKAVADAGLPKESLTIENISSFNYEIMRKKKDPLEFMARKQYRLKLNKLDKINSILGAVDAEGIESTRIASYTSSKMEQYRKEVKIKAMQAAKAKAEYMLAAIGNTIDGIIEVQEISTDNYTDFRPQMQTNVIMYKSADAAGENYSSDLEFKTIKIRAEVRTTFGIK
- a CDS encoding TonB-dependent receptor; translated protein: MKSIVTLLASILVVLFCNSAQAQITTSIVTGKVSDPSGQAIPGVTVVVVNTSTGIKNGTQTNSDGRYIVPNLNPGGPYTITVSFIGYKKEVKENVNLGLGSISYNFKLQEESTALSEIVVTGNTGSKTGGTKIGQEQIKSLPTLSRSLQDLTKVTPQSNNNSFLGTNYRYNNVTVDGAINNDAIGFSPSLGGQSATSGQPGSSTRTNPVSLDAIQDVQVLLAPFDVKVGNFLGGSVNAVTRSGTNEVHGSVYGYGRNASMIGKNKIGDGSKLPSDFHEYQTGVRVGFPIIKNKLFFFTNEEITRRVDPVILAAGSADGGGVLTEKDANDITTLMKSYGVDPGTAGNTSIYSNSNKFFNRIDWHINSKHQLSVRNNTITSEATNLERDQQNFRFKGIDFKQVNNQSSTVAELKSNFNNNLSNSLILGYSNIHDYRDPLSDPATPQIQIKGRTPGSTIFLGTDREASIFNMKQKTFEVTDNVTIFKGNHTITVGTHNEFYNITYGFVNSWNGRLDYNSVEDFLANNPSRVRGNYNYANNSRDFIWNNPPAQFKVNLLSLYGQDEIQITDRFKITPGIRLDYTGIPNKQPLSDKTTKAPVDANYGTTYTYTKPQDIKNNFLNNVQISPRLGFNYDIKGDNSLVLRGGTGLFTGRIPFAWLGYAYYNNGVTYGAYDQKSSTPFVNGPLPAAKPSPNGIADFAAQNGVKVNDPAGATQVDLIDNNFKMPQVWRSSLALEYNTRDQWKFSIEGIYTKVVKDLMFQQINLVDNPTYYAYDVNKQQPIFSGKKINPLYTNAYLLSNTDKGYRYSITGQISKSFPFGLNFMTAYTYGQAKDLTNGIRNSMESNWQLNQALNPNNPGLAYSNFDIRHRIVATVGYKQDWGTKGKWVSNFSAFFNTSSGLPYTYGFVNTTIQGTPQQVSLAYIPKDVAEATNFFTDIAGGKTAAQQANDFMNYVSSDKYLNGRKGQFTERNGGRTPWNTQADFRFSQDFNFKPRKTMHTLTLTYDIVNVTNLLNKDWGVQYFSPNTFNSSASVGLTPTGKVVNNYPTYKFDTPTSSYSKDFFGSRYQMQIGLRYSF